Proteins co-encoded in one Capsicum annuum cultivar UCD-10X-F1 chromosome 9, UCD10Xv1.1, whole genome shotgun sequence genomic window:
- the LOC107842353 gene encoding 60S ribosomal protein L8, translating to MGRVIRAQRKGAGSVFKSHTHHRKGPARFRSLDFGERNGYLKGVVTEIIHDPGRGAPLARMTFRHPFRYKHQKELFVAAEGMYTGQFIYCGKKANLMVGNVLALRSIPEGAVVCNVEHKVGDRGVFARCSGDYAIVISHNPDNGTTRIKLPSGSKKIVPSGCRAMIGQVAGGGRTEKPMLKAGNAYHKYRVKRNCWPKVRGVAMNPVEHPHGGGNHQHIGHASTVRRDAPPGQKVGLIAARRTGRLRGQAAATAAKADKA from the exons ATGGGTCGCGTTATCAGAGCACAACGTAAGGGAGCAGGCTCCGTATTCAAATCCCACACTCACCACCGCAAGGGCCCTGCTAGGTTCCGTTCACTCGATTTCGGTGAACGCAATGGTTACCTCAAAGGTGTTGTTACAGAAATTATACATGATCCAG GTAGGGGTGCGCCATTAGCACGTATGACATTCCGTCATCCATTCCGTTACAAACATCAGAAGGAGTTGTTCGTTGCTGCTGAAGGGATGTACACTGGCCAGTTCATTTACTGTGGGAAGAAAGCCAATCTTATGGTCGGTAATGTGTTGGCACTTAGATCTATTCCTGAAGGAGCTGTTGTTTGTAACGTTGAGCATAAAGTTGGTGACCGTGGCGTTTTTGCTAGATGCTCTGGTGATTATGCTATTGTTATCAGTCACAATCCCGATAACGGAACAACTAG gatTAAGCTTCCATCTGGATCCAAGAAGATTGTGCCCAGTGGGTGTCGAGCCATGATTGGTCAGGTTGCTGGTGGAGGAAGAACTGAGAAACCAATGCTTAAAGCTGGTAATGCATACCACAAGTACCGTGTTAAGAGGAACTGCTGGCCGAAGGTTCGTGGTGTTGCTATGAATCCTGTGGAGCATCCTCATGGTGGTGGTAACCATCAACATATTGGTCATGCCAGCACTGTCCGTCGTGATGCACCACCTGGGCAAAAGGTTGGTCTTATTGCAGCAAGGAGGACTGGTCGCCTCCGCGGTCAAGCTGCTGCTACTGCTGCCAAAGCTGACAAGGCTTAA